A region of Sugiyamaella lignohabitans strain CBS 10342 chromosome A, complete sequence DNA encodes the following proteins:
- the SRB8 gene encoding Srb8p (Subunit of the RNA polymerase II mediator complex; associates with core polymerase subunits to form the RNA polymerase II holoenzyme; essential for transcriptional regulation; involved in glucose repression; GO_component: GO:0016592 - mediator complex [Evidence IEA]; GO_component: GO:0016592 - mediator complex [Evidence IDA] [PMID 11383511]; GO_component: GO:0016592 - mediator complex [Evidence IDA] [PMID 12200444]; GO_component: GO:0005634 - nucleus [Evidence IEA,IEA]; GO_function: GO:0001105 - RNA polymerase II transcription coactivator activity [Evidence IDA,IMP] [PMID 20505076]; GO_function: GO:0001104 - RNA polymerase II transcription cofactor activity [Evidence IEA]; GO_process: GO:0000122 - negative regulation of transcription from RNA polymerase II promoter [Evidence IMP] [PMID 16109375]; GO_process: GO:0000411 - positive regulation of transcription by galactose [Evidence IMP] [PMID 15601835]; GO_process: GO:0045944 - positive regulation of transcription from RNA polymerase II promoter [Evidence IMP] [PMID 15601835]; GO_process: GO:0006357 - regulation of transcription from RNA polymerase II promoter [Evidence IEA]; GO_process: GO:0006355 - regulation of transcription, DNA-templated [Evidence IEA]; GO_process: GO:0006366 - transcription from RNA polymerase II promoter [Evidence IEA]; GO_process: GO:0006351 - transcription, DNA-templated [Evidence IEA]): protein MSRRVNIQSTSGPPSGGGGTGSRVGGAGSGANGRHGSLAGGNAGNSGGMGGSVGGSGMGGGSSGGVGSKYGNFLTSSSGGGPRLGSSGGSSGGSGGLSQGRQHLSSSMSARDNLSELRYVLTEPTDVYPLPNGNHLPKIYPDFEPWRRSKEEDTVALDCLQRGHHEQPKVTNESGSGKASMIPLLKQWTSLPALSFFLVNAMEIRERNCRISSNWTFKPPPRVTLTDQKREAWLRDLASPSVPLRRLSRTIPHGIRNRSLLEHCCNKSIPISRAVWFARCVGANELRGLKRKGMGSGGSSQAAEAAWIRDWSEEVVGYIEKLIKEFPADATASSTATNSANVNTTSNPVNGSRGTTPVASSPASGIPQRSTPTPRAGTPPVATSTASLSPRQAWKFKIEYMTRLSAYLFYEQLLDKDIFLKWTLKLLHNGTPEELPIALIFIRMLWKELISNRSYSQLLALALLHQYSTISKLSTDLSLQNVFKELLGKIAKYAKELLLISSDSFVMPKNWRILGPVLSEVAKPSSGANNGRTSDTGVVSNSINSSSARDDSDIYSLLETIRIRNESLLVGGSPMARASRSGKAVFIRKLDGLTAPYKFDSVSADLMVSRLTRQEILNTLFTWATTRSRIGRERIFICLGLCIQWKQRHDWEISPSFLSFLIGISNVDCYDMDNVYDLVAEFVDHGLVSLGGYFRQVISSGILFVSRLQARANTQMLILNNLPLVDKTDSYVSQQRMLLSGLRKEGSSSTINAQDDLEQTKSMLRERLKFLFTTSENPHEDEDDSSITKEELSMLEGLRKESKIEMSDYLVEAFDSSISKG, encoded by the coding sequence ATGTCTCGACGGGTGAATATACAGAGCACGAGTGGTCCACCGAGCGGTGGTGGAGGCACTGGTAGTAgggttggtggtgctggaagtgGAGCCAATGGAAGACATGGGTCGTTGGCCGGAGGAAATGCCGGCAACAGTGGGGGAATGGGAGGAAGTGTCGGTGGAAGTGGAATGGGAGGAGGCAGCTCAGGTGGAGTCGGGTCGAAATATGGTAATTTTCTCACGTCTTCATCAGGAGGCGGACCAAGACTTGGTAGTAGTGGAGGTAGCAGTGGAGGGTCGGGAGGGTTAAGTCAGGGTAGACAGCATTTAAGTTCGTCAATGTCAGCTCGAGATAATCTTTCTGAGCTGCGGTATGTCCTGACAGAACCTACTGACGTATATCCATTGCCTAATGGAAACCATTTACCTAAAATCTACCCTGACTTCGAGCCTTGGAGACGGTCTAAAGAGGAAGACACAGTGGCTCTGGACTGTTTACAACGAGGGCATCACGAACAACCGAAAGTAACAAATGAATCAGGGTCTGGTAAAGCGTCGATGATCCCATTACTAAAACAATGGACCAGTTTACCAGCCTTGTCGTTCTTCCTGGTGAATGCAATGGAAATACGTGAACGCAACTGCCGTATCTCATCGAATTGGACATTCAAACCGCCTCCACGAGTAACATTAACCGATCAGAAGCGAGAAGCGTGGCTACGAGATCTGGCTTCGCCATCTGTACCATTACGAAGATTATCAAGAACAATTCCTCATGGCATTAGAAATCGAAGTCTTTTAGAACACTGCTGCAATAAGAGTATTCCTATCTCACGAGCAGTATGGTTTGCACGGTGTGTAGGGGCCAATGAACTGCGAGGTTTAAAGAGAAAAGGAATGGGAAGTGGAGGGTCATCTCAAGCTGCAGAAGCTGCTTGGATCAGAGATTGGTCAGAAGAGGTCGTTGGCTACATTGAAAAGCTTATTAAGGAGTTCCCAGCTGATGCTACAGCCAGTTCAACTGCTACCAACAGTGCAAATGTAAATACGACAAGCAATCCGGTTAATGGAAGTAGAGGTACGACACCAGTAGCCAGTTCTCCTGCCTCAGGAATCCCTCAACGCTCAACTCCAACACCTCGAGCAGGAACTCCACCAGTGGCAACGAGCACCGCATCACTTTCACCTAGACAAGCTTGGAAATTCAAGATCGAATATATGACCCGGTTATCAGCATATCTTTTCTACGAACAATTACTTGACAAGGACATATTTCTAAAATGGACACTGAAGTTATTACATAATGGAACGCCTGAGGAGCTACCGATTGCACTAATATTTATTCGAATGCTTTGGAAAGAGCTGATTTCCAACCGTAGTTATTCTCAGCTGTTGGCTCTGGCCCTGCTTCACCAGTATTCTACAATCTCAAAATTGAGTACCGATTTATCTCTGCAGAACGTTTTTAAAGAACTTCTTGGCAAGATTGCAAAATATGCGAAAGAGTTGTTGCTCATATCGAGTGACTCGTTTGTTATGCCCAAAAATTGGCGAATACTGGGTCCCGTATTGAGTGAAGTAGCAAAGCCTAGTAGCGGGGCCAATAATGGACGTACCAGTGACACTGGTGTGGTTAGCAATAGTATCAACAGTAGCAGTGCAAGAGATGACTCTGATATTTATAGTCTGCTGGAAACTATCCGAATAAGAAACGAATCCTTATTAGTAGGAGGGTCACCAATGGCAAGAGCTTCACGAAGCGGCAAAGCAGTTTTTATTAGAAAACTGGATGGTCTGACGGCCCCGTATAAGTTTGATTCTGTGTCAGCAGATTTGATGGTGAGTCGTCTGACACGACAAGAAATCCTGAATACTTTGTTTACCTGGGCAACAACGCGAAGCAGGATAGGTCGCGAGcggatatttatttgtctAGGATTATGCATTCAATGGAAACAGCGTCATGATTGGGAAATTTCACCAAGTTTTTTGTCGTTCCTAATTGGCATTAGCAATGTCGACTGCTATGATATGGATAACGTGTACGATTTAGTAGCCGAGTTTGTGGACCACGGGCTTGTCAGTCTGGGAGGCTACTTTCGACAAGTTATTTCGTCGGGTATTCTCTTTGTGAGTAGGCTTCAAGCACGTGCCAATACCCAGATGCTAATTCTGAACAATTTGCCCCTCGTAGACAAGACCGACTCATATGTTTCACAACAGAGGATGTTGCTAAGTGGATTACGCAAAGAAGGTAGTTCCTCTACGATTAATGCGCAAGACGACCTTGAGCAAACTAAATCCATGCTGCGTGAACGACTAAAATTTCTATTTACGACTAGCGAGAACCCTcatgaggatgaagatgacagCTCAATTACTAAAGAGGAACTCTCGATGCTAGAAGGGTTGCGTAAAGAGTCCAAGATCGAAATGAGTGACTATCTCGTGGAGGCTTTTGACTCCAGCATTTCGAAAGGGTAA
- the POL30 gene encoding proliferating cell nuclear antigen (Proliferating cell nuclear antigen (PCNA); functions as the sliding clamp for DNA polymerase delta; may function as a docking site for other proteins required for mitotic and meiotic chromosomal DNA replication and for DNA repair; GO_component: GO:0043626 - PCNA complex [Evidence IEA]; GO_component: GO:0043626 - PCNA complex [Evidence IPI] [PMID 8001157]; GO_component: GO:0005634 - nucleus [Evidence IEA,IEA]; GO_component: GO:0005634 - nucleus [Evidence IDA] [PMID 15282802]; GO_component: GO:0005657 - replication fork [Evidence IDA] [PMID 12015307]; GO_function: GO:0003677 - DNA binding [Evidence IEA,IEA]; GO_function: GO:0030337 - DNA polymerase processivity factor activity [Evidence IEA]; GO_function: GO:0030337 - DNA polymerase processivity factor activity [Evidence IDA] [PMID 18635534]; GO_function: GO:0030337 - DNA polymerase processivity factor activity [Evidence IDA] [PMID 2902631]; GO_process: GO:0006281 - DNA repair [Evidence IEA]; GO_process: GO:0006260 - DNA replication [Evidence IEA]; GO_process: GO:0006974 - cellular response to DNA damage stimulus [Evidence IEA]; GO_process: GO:0030466 - chromatin silencing at silent mating-type cassette [Evidence IGI] [PMID 10545450]; GO_process: GO:0030466 - chromatin silencing at silent mating-type cassette [Evidence IMP] [PMID 16157874]; GO_process: GO:0006348 - chromatin silencing at telomere [Evidence IMP] [PMID 16157874]; GO_process: GO:0070987 - error-free translesion synthesis [Evidence IGI] [PMID 19264809]; GO_process: GO:0034087 - establishment of mitotic sister chromatid cohesion [Evidence IGI] [PMID 16934511]; GO_process: GO:0006273 - lagging strand elongation [Evidence IDA,IPI] [PMID 7673186]; GO_process: GO:0006272 - leading strand elongation [Evidence IDA] [PMID 1682321]; GO_process: GO:0035753 - maintenance of DNA trinucleotide repeats [Evidence IGI,IMP] [PMID 16079237]; GO_process: GO:0000710 - meiotic mismatch repair [Evidence IGI,IMP] [PMID 18245822]; GO_process: GO:0006298 - mismatch repair [Evidence IMP,IPI] [PMID 8858149]; GO_process: GO:0006298 - mismatch repair [Evidence IGI] [PMID 8910404]; GO_process: GO:0006298 - mismatch repair [Evidence IGI] [PMID 9504910]; GO_process: GO:0000278 - mitotic cell cycle [Evidence IGI] [PMID 7516465]; GO_process: GO:0007064 - mitotic sister chromatid cohesion [Evidence IGI,IPI] [PMID 16934511]; GO_process: GO:0006289 - nucleotide-excision repair [Evidence IMP] [PMID 9806417]; GO_process: GO:1902394 - positive regulation of exodeoxyribonuclease activity [Evidence IDA] [PMID 12192046]; GO_process: GO:1903022 - positive regulation of phosphodiesterase activity, acting on 3'-phosphoglycolate-terminated DNA strands [Evidence IDA] [PMID 12192046]; GO_process: GO:0006301 - postreplication repair [Evidence IGI,IMP] [PMID 8790390]; GO_process: GO:0006275 - regulation of DNA replication [Evidence IEA]) → MDIDQEYLTIPEAEYTASITMPSADLQRICRDFKAISESIKIVADKEGVTFIAEGDLGDGSIHLKPYTDLENKDNSVIINIGEPASLSFNLSYFNNICKASSLSSTVTLDLCDDLPSQIEFKLPNGHLRYYFAPKIGEGEE, encoded by the coding sequence ATGGACATTGATCAAGAATACCTTACAATCCCTGAAGCTGAATATACTGCCTCAATTACTATGCCTTCGGCCGACTTACAACGTATCTGTCGTGACTTCAAGGCTATCTCCGAGTCCATCAAAATTGTTGCCGACAAGGAGGGTGTTACTTTCATCGCCGAGGGTGATCTCGGTGATGGCAGCATCCATCTCAAGCCTTATACCGATTTGGAAAACAAGGATAACTCTGTTATTATCAACATTGGCGAGCCTGCTTCGCTGTCGTTCAATCTTTCTTACTTTAACAATATTTGCAAAGCCAGCTCTCTTTCGTCAACCGTCACATTGGACTTGTGTGATGACCTGCCTAGTCAGATCGAGTTCAAGCTCCCTAATGGCCACTTGCGTTACTATTTTGCTCCCAAGATTGGTGAGGGCGAAGAGTAA